In Pseudomonadota bacterium, a genomic segment contains:
- a CDS encoding zinc-dependent alcohol dehydrogenase family protein: protein MKMKAAVIRQMGVEQPYADSKPLTIEEVDIASPQERELLVKIKAASLCHSDLSSVNGTRPRPTPMILGHEAAGIVVECGPGITDIVTGDHVALVFAPSCGECISCKEGRPGQCEPGQQANGAGTLLGGGIRLSQNGEPIYHHVGVSAFAEYCVVNRGSLIKIDKSLPFNEAALFGCAVLTGVGAALNTAGVFPGATVGVVGLGGVGLNTLLGAKVAGASQIIAIDVHDDKLDIAKRLGATATVNAKDDKAIEKVKELTQGGVNFGFEMAGSVQAMELAYRITRRGGTTVTAGLPHPKARWELQHVNLTAEERTVKGSYMGSCVPTRDVPRYIDLYKRGMLPVDQLLSDHIKIEDINEGFDRLQSGHTVRQIIMM from the coding sequence ATGAAAATGAAAGCGGCGGTCATTCGTCAAATGGGAGTAGAACAACCCTACGCGGACTCAAAACCGTTAACCATTGAGGAAGTAGACATCGCCTCTCCCCAAGAACGAGAACTGCTCGTAAAAATCAAAGCCGCTAGCCTCTGTCATTCAGATCTATCGAGCGTGAACGGTACCAGACCGAGGCCGACACCCATGATTCTGGGTCACGAAGCTGCCGGCATTGTCGTTGAGTGCGGCCCTGGAATCACAGACATAGTGACTGGAGATCACGTAGCGTTGGTCTTCGCCCCCAGTTGTGGAGAGTGCATTTCATGCAAAGAGGGCCGCCCCGGGCAATGTGAGCCTGGACAGCAAGCCAACGGCGCCGGCACACTGCTTGGAGGAGGCATTCGCCTGAGCCAAAATGGCGAACCGATTTACCACCATGTCGGGGTGTCCGCATTTGCCGAATACTGCGTGGTCAACCGCGGGTCTCTCATAAAAATTGACAAAAGCCTTCCGTTTAATGAAGCCGCATTATTTGGGTGTGCTGTACTAACTGGGGTTGGGGCAGCATTAAATACGGCGGGCGTATTTCCAGGTGCCACCGTAGGTGTTGTCGGCTTAGGCGGTGTCGGCCTTAATACATTACTTGGCGCAAAAGTCGCTGGAGCGAGTCAAATTATTGCTATCGATGTACATGACGACAAACTCGACATCGCAAAGAGACTCGGCGCAACCGCAACCGTAAATGCCAAAGATGACAAAGCCATTGAAAAAGTCAAGGAATTGACTCAGGGCGGGGTTAATTTCGGTTTCGAAATGGCTGGATCTGTACAAGCCATGGAATTAGCGTACCGAATCACACGAAGAGGTGGTACGACGGTTACAGCGGGACTTCCTCACCCAAAAGCGCGTTGGGAGTTGCAACACGTGAACTTAACTGCGGAAGAGCGCACCGTGAAAGGAAGTTACATGGGGTCATGCGTACCCACTAGAGATGTGCCTCGCTACATTGACTTATACAAACGGGGCATGTTGCCTGTCGACCAACTTTTGAGTGACCATATAAAAATAGAAGACATTAATGAAGGGTTTGACAGATTGCAATCAGGGCATACCGTTCGACAAATCATCATGATGTAG
- a CDS encoding RraA family protein, producing the protein MEMQTLTSRLSRLHASAVHDVLRQLGCENFVLPATIRPLNKQQKLAGPIFTIEGQITASHTPHETLIEWTSLLSSIPPNYVAVCQPNTTEVALMGELSAETLQKRGVIGYLVDGGCRDVAIINALNFPVFYSFNTPKDVVGRWIPTKLGNPIVIGDCWIEKEDYILADLDGAVVIPNKHLEATITQAELVLRTENAVREAIMSGIDPKEAYLKFGKF; encoded by the coding sequence ATGGAAATGCAAACACTGACAAGCAGACTTTCTCGACTACATGCTTCAGCCGTCCATGACGTACTAAGACAGTTGGGATGCGAGAACTTTGTACTGCCAGCCACGATCAGACCATTAAATAAGCAACAAAAATTAGCAGGGCCAATCTTCACAATTGAGGGGCAAATTACCGCGTCTCATACCCCACACGAGACCTTGATCGAGTGGACATCTTTACTCTCAAGCATTCCACCAAATTATGTTGCGGTGTGTCAACCAAATACCACTGAAGTTGCGCTAATGGGTGAGCTGTCAGCTGAAACACTGCAAAAACGCGGTGTCATCGGATACCTGGTGGATGGTGGTTGTCGCGATGTAGCGATTATCAACGCGCTCAATTTTCCTGTTTTCTATTCCTTCAACACACCAAAAGATGTTGTTGGCCGTTGGATCCCAACTAAACTCGGCAATCCGATCGTCATCGGTGATTGCTGGATTGAAAAAGAGGACTATATTCTGGCGGACTTAGATGGTGCCGTAGTGATCCCAAACAAGCATTTAGAGGCAACAATCACTCAGGCCGAATTAGTGTTGCGTACGGAAAATGCTGTAAGAGAAGCCATCATGTCAGGAATCGACCCAAAAGAAGCTTACTTAAAATTTGGCAAGTTTTAA
- a CDS encoding MMPL family transporter, with product MRKYIELIVQFRWLVIAVIFGLTVFFVKNLGNLTVIIDPNTIVPQSHPFVSTTLKIEEVFGSRYVAAIGVSPKNGDVFQPEILAKVQRITQRLSETPRVVQTNLLSVAANRVKDIKGTVDGMQVQQMMEEVPTTPEGLAALKEALIRNDSYMNTVVSEDFKTLTILAEVRDASPTDKKEGRVGFTYVSDRISEAVDPERDDSVTIEVTGYPPFIALIEKFAKRTPFLLMLAIIIIGIIHFEAFRTLQGLILPLVTPIIAVIWALGFMGLANVPLDIFNTLTPTLVLAVGAGHAVQLLKRYYEEYNNAQPNGAEYTKTKFFDVSRVLGKLSPIMLGVPILWGLYKGFQTGEFSDGVSATLQVGSVSLIPVWLFFLWASIRLIIYIFKPKSIVSDDASIFANRQAVIDSIVKIGPVMLTAGIIASCGFFSLIVFDIVSIRVFGVFSGVGILSILVVEMTFIPALRAILPPPSQGETKLEKEERIWDRITGFYAKTILGPNRKHIFSITAVLIVVSIYGMSKLSIDSSLKGYFSPDLEVMKNDRSLNARMAGTNSIYLMIEGKDQDAIKDPAVLKAMDKLAQFIETEPNIGKVMSIAGFIKQMNKSMNADDPSYYRIPDDRNTIAEYLLIYSMSGSPGDFDPYVDYDYKLANMVVFTHSDNTTDMLNLWGKIQNFVDENFPPTITVNVGGSVAQSAALAEVIVKDKLLNIAQIAGVVFLFASIIFRTPVAGLLVVTPLLLSVLTNMGLMGILGLSLNIPTALVSSLAIGIGADYAIYMLFRLREELAEGTGIDEAFHKVLRTAGKACLFVATAVAGGYAVQAFSRGYYPHTWTALLIGTAMIVSVTAALTIMPSLILKFRPKFIFDGVKK from the coding sequence ATGCGGAAATATATTGAATTAATCGTCCAGTTTCGGTGGCTCGTTATTGCGGTCATTTTTGGATTAACGGTTTTTTTCGTAAAGAACCTCGGAAATCTAACCGTCATCATTGACCCGAATACTATTGTTCCCCAATCTCATCCTTTCGTATCAACTACTCTTAAGATTGAAGAAGTGTTTGGATCGCGATACGTTGCAGCGATAGGCGTAAGTCCAAAAAATGGGGATGTCTTCCAGCCAGAGATTCTTGCCAAAGTCCAGCGAATTACGCAGAGGCTAAGCGAGACACCGCGAGTTGTTCAAACAAATCTGTTATCGGTGGCGGCCAATAGAGTCAAGGATATAAAAGGTACCGTGGATGGAATGCAAGTCCAACAGATGATGGAGGAAGTGCCGACCACACCTGAAGGTTTAGCGGCATTAAAAGAGGCATTAATTCGCAATGATTCGTATATGAATACGGTTGTCTCAGAGGACTTCAAAACCCTTACAATCCTCGCTGAGGTTAGAGATGCCTCTCCCACAGACAAAAAGGAAGGCCGCGTCGGATTTACGTATGTCTCGGATCGCATCAGTGAAGCCGTTGATCCGGAGCGAGATGACTCAGTTACCATCGAAGTTACGGGGTATCCCCCTTTCATAGCATTAATTGAAAAATTTGCTAAAAGAACTCCCTTCTTATTGATGCTTGCGATAATCATTATCGGAATTATTCATTTTGAAGCATTTCGAACTCTGCAAGGATTAATACTTCCATTGGTGACTCCTATAATCGCAGTGATCTGGGCGCTGGGTTTCATGGGGCTGGCGAATGTTCCATTGGATATATTTAATACTTTAACGCCGACCTTAGTACTGGCGGTAGGGGCCGGACACGCAGTACAGCTGCTCAAGAGGTACTACGAGGAATACAATAATGCCCAACCAAATGGAGCTGAATATACAAAAACAAAATTCTTCGATGTGAGCCGTGTTCTCGGCAAGCTATCGCCCATTATGCTTGGCGTTCCGATCTTATGGGGACTTTACAAAGGATTTCAAACAGGTGAATTCAGTGACGGAGTGTCCGCAACTCTCCAGGTAGGCTCGGTTTCACTTATACCGGTTTGGCTATTTTTCCTCTGGGCATCAATACGGTTAATTATTTATATTTTTAAACCGAAGAGTATTGTTTCAGATGATGCCAGCATTTTTGCAAATCGCCAAGCTGTGATCGACTCTATCGTAAAAATTGGTCCCGTCATGCTGACAGCAGGGATCATAGCATCTTGCGGATTTTTCTCATTAATCGTTTTTGACATAGTGTCAATCAGAGTTTTTGGTGTATTTTCTGGCGTCGGCATTCTTAGCATCTTGGTAGTTGAAATGACATTCATTCCAGCGCTAAGAGCCATTCTTCCACCCCCAAGTCAAGGCGAAACTAAATTAGAGAAGGAAGAAAGAATCTGGGACAGAATCACTGGTTTTTATGCAAAAACTATTCTCGGGCCGAATAGAAAACATATCTTTAGTATTACTGCGGTTCTAATTGTCGTGTCTATTTATGGAATGTCAAAATTGAGTATCGATAGCTCTTTAAAAGGCTATTTTTCACCAGACTTAGAAGTGATGAAGAACGATCGTTCGCTGAATGCACGAATGGCAGGCACCAATAGCATTTATCTCATGATTGAAGGCAAGGACCAAGACGCTATTAAAGATCCGGCTGTTCTAAAAGCGATGGATAAATTGGCTCAATTTATCGAGACTGAACCCAATATCGGTAAGGTCATGTCGATAGCTGGCTTTATTAAACAGATGAACAAGTCAATGAATGCTGATGATCCTAGTTATTACCGGATACCAGACGACAGAAACACGATAGCTGAGTACCTATTGATCTACTCTATGTCTGGTTCCCCCGGGGACTTTGATCCTTACGTAGACTATGACTACAAGTTAGCTAACATGGTAGTGTTTACTCACAGCGATAACACCACAGATATGCTTAATCTGTGGGGTAAGATTCAGAATTTCGTTGATGAAAACTTCCCACCAACGATAACTGTAAATGTTGGAGGAAGCGTTGCTCAAAGTGCTGCTCTAGCAGAAGTTATCGTGAAGGATAAACTGCTTAATATTGCTCAAATTGCGGGAGTGGTATTTTTATTTGCTTCGATAATATTCAGAACCCCGGTGGCTGGGTTACTCGTCGTCACGCCATTGCTACTCTCAGTTTTAACTAATATGGGTCTAATGGGCATACTTGGACTGAGTTTAAATATCCCTACCGCATTGGTATCATCACTAGCTATCGGAATTGGCGCAGACTATGCGATCTATATGCTTTTCCGCCTTAGGGAGGAGCTGGCGGAAGGCACGGGAATCGATGAAGCCTTTCATAAAGTGCTTCGTACCGCTGGGAAGGCTTGTTTATTTGTAGCAACAGCTGTGGCTGGAGGATATGCAGTGCAAGCATTCTCGCGTGGATACTACCCACACACTTGGACGGCATTATTAATAGGCACGGCGATGATTGTAAGTGTTACAGCAGCTTTAACAATAATGCCGTCTCTAATACTCAAATTCAGACCAAAATTTATCTTTGATGGAGTAAAGAAATGA
- a CDS encoding outer membrane lipoprotein-sorting protein has protein sequence MKINATTFTWNVMFATLGTIICLTPLASFAQSAVEIMEKNFVITKVTDSESESTFILRNKSGIERVRKTFGTTKLRKNGIDNMRMTRFIEPNDVRGMVSLLIEQSETDDDIWLYLPSMKKIRRLVSSNKKDSFVGTDFSYGDVIGHKVQDWDHAIMGEELIDGFKCYVIESTPKNKTTAKNTGYSKRVSWIQKEAYVTRKAEMYNLSGALYKQMSFKNLQLVDSEQNRWVARELRATDVISGHSTIIKVDKLKVNVGVKDTYFTTRYMESE, from the coding sequence ATGAAAATAAATGCGACAACGTTTACCTGGAATGTGATGTTTGCGACGCTTGGAACGATCATCTGCCTTACGCCCCTCGCAAGTTTTGCTCAGTCTGCAGTTGAGATCATGGAAAAGAATTTCGTTATAACTAAAGTTACGGATTCAGAATCTGAGAGCACATTCATTCTACGAAATAAGTCAGGGATAGAGCGAGTGCGTAAGACTTTCGGAACTACCAAACTAAGAAAAAATGGAATTGATAATATGCGAATGACGCGATTTATCGAACCAAATGACGTTCGGGGTATGGTATCTCTCTTGATAGAACAATCTGAGACGGATGATGATATTTGGCTCTATCTGCCTAGTATGAAAAAAATCAGGAGACTTGTTTCCAGTAACAAAAAAGACAGCTTTGTTGGCACTGACTTTTCATATGGAGACGTAATTGGGCACAAGGTTCAAGATTGGGACCATGCCATTATGGGAGAAGAACTCATTGACGGTTTTAAGTGCTACGTCATTGAGTCAACGCCAAAAAATAAGACCACAGCAAAAAATACCGGTTACTCGAAACGTGTCTCTTGGATTCAAAAAGAAGCTTACGTCACTCGCAAGGCGGAAATGTATAACCTATCGGGCGCGCTGTATAAGCAGATGAGCTTTAAAAATTTACAGCTTGTCGATTCAGAACAGAATAGGTGGGTTGCACGGGAGCTAAGAGCAACTGATGTGATATCAGGCCATTCAACGATTATTAAAGTAGACAAACTAAAAGTGAATGTCGGAGTTAAAGATACTTATTTCACAACGCGATATATGGAAAGTGAGTGA